The following coding sequences lie in one Arachis hypogaea cultivar Tifrunner chromosome 4, arahy.Tifrunner.gnm2.J5K5, whole genome shotgun sequence genomic window:
- the LOC112796237 gene encoding annexin D8-like: protein MEPAERDAAYAKEALEKATPNYYKIIIEIGCTRTSEELLAIKRSCQFLYKHSLEEDVASHTFGDIRRLLVAIVSTYRYEGHVIDESGGILEANIIHQIIEKKDFSNDEIIRILSTRSKKQLCVTFNSFRNIYGSTITKGLVASPSDEYLDAVRTTIRCI, encoded by the exons ATGGAACCAGCTGAAAGAGATGCTGCATATGCTAAAGAAGCATTGGAGAAAGCAACaccaaattattataaaataattattgaaattggTTGCACTAGAACTTCAGAAGAGCTTTTGGCTATAAAGCGTTCATGCCAGTTTCTATACAAACACTCTCTTGAAGAAGATGTGGCCTCTCACACATTTGGTGACATTAGGAGA TTGTTGGTTGCAATAGTAAGCACTTACAGGTATGAGGGACATGTGATTGATGAGAGTGGGGGTATTTTAGAAGCAAATATTATTCATCAGATAATTGAAAAGAAGGATTTTAGCAATGATGAAATCATTAGAATCTTAAGCACAAGAAGTAAGAAGCAGCTGTGTGTCACTTTCAATTCCTTTAGGAACATTTATGGCTCAACAATCACCAAG GGATTAGTAGCCAGTCCAAGTGATGAATACTTAGATGCAGTGAGAACAACTATTCGTTGCATTTAG
- the LOC112796236 gene encoding uncharacterized protein, giving the protein MLGWSEKPKIAQVHPSSHTFPHSMPPCLFPLSLQTPKASVKMSHSLRSLRRLFTLRPKPSSSVISTRRHVSTETRSQKLERIADDLLLLDRLERHDFSVLWRLKLGLDRFAGPAADLGPVGPASGAGGAGPDASAGAAAEEKTVFDIKLEKYDAASKIKIIKEVRAFTDLGLKEAKDLVEKVPCVLKKGLTKDEADPILQKLKDLGATVVLD; this is encoded by the coding sequence ATGTTGGGCTGGTCTGAAAAGCCCAAAATAGCCCAGGTTCACCCTAGTTCCCACACCTTCCCTCATTCAATGCCACCTTGTTTGTTTCCGTTGAGCCTCCAAACCCCAAAAGCCTCGGTGAAGATGTCACACAGCTTGAGGTCCCTCAGAAGGCTCTTCACTCTCCGCCCCAAACCTTCCTCCTCCGTCATCTCCACGCGCCGCCACGTCTCCACGGAGACACGCTCCCAGAAGCTGGAGCGCATCGCCGACGATCTCCTCCTCCTCGACAGGCTCGAGCGCCACGACTTCTCCGTCCTCTGGAGGCTCAAATTGGGCCTCGACCGATTCGCTGGCCCAGCCGCGGATCTCGGCCCAGTTGGCCCAGCATCAGGTGCTGGTGGTGCGGGGCCGGATGCTAGTGCGGGAGCGGCGGCAGAGGAGAAGACAGTGTTCGATATAAAGCTGGAGAAATACGACGCCGCATCGAAGATAAAGATCATAAAGGAAGTTAGGGCTTTCACCGATTTGGGGCTTAAGGAAGCAAAGGATTTGGTCGAGAAGGTTCCTTGCGTCTTGAAGAAGGGTCTCACAAAGGACGAAGCTGATCCCATTCTCCAGAAGCTCAAAGATTTGGGTGCCACTGTTGTATTGGATTGA
- the LOC112796235 gene encoding primase homolog protein isoform X1 codes for MWRCFRAKCGWAGRVFAKDSNLHGYGQMTEESLGLEPLGPKLIAYFKERQISEKTLSRNAVRQMSESKEIIAFTYKQNGLLVGCKFRTMEKRFWQVKGTEKMLYGIDDINHASEVIIVEGEIDKLSLEEAGFQNCVSVPGGAPGKVSKDLPPIEKDTAYQYLWNCKEYFDKVVRIILATDNDPPGRALADELAKHLGQERCWQVHWPKKDDTNCFKDANEVLKYMGADTLKRIVENAEPYTIAHYRY; via the exons ATGTGGAGGTGTTTTCGAGCTAAATGCGGCTGGGCTGGTCGG GTTTTTGCAAAGGACAGCAACTTGCACGGTTATGGACAAATGACTGAAGAGAGCTTAGGATTGGAACCACTTGGTCCCAAG CTGATTGCATACTTTAAGGAGAGACAAATATCCGAAAAAACGCTAAGCAGAAATGCTGTCAGGCAAATGTCTGAGAGTAAG GAAATCATTGCTTTTACTTATAAACAGAATGGATTGCTTGTTGGTTGCAAGTTTAGAACAATGGAGAAAAGATTTTGGCAG GTAAAAGGCACTGAGAAGATGCTGTATGGAATTGATGACATTAATCATGCCTCTGAAGTCATCATT GTTGAGGGGGAAATTGATAAGCTTTCACTTGAGGAGGCTGGCTTCCAGAATTGTGTCAGTGTTCCAGGGGGTGCACCTGGAAAAGTTTCAAAAGATTTACCACCAATAGAAAAG GATACTGCATATCAGTACCTGTGGAACTGCAAAGAGTACTTTGACAAG GTAGTTCGCATCATCCTGGCAACTGACAATGATCCACCAGGTCGAGCTTTAGCAGATGAGCTGGCAAAGCACCTTGGGCAAGAAAG GTGTTGGCAAGTACATTGGCCAAAGAAAGATGATACCAACTGTTTCAAAGATGCAAATGAG GTTCTCAAGTACATGGGAGCTGATACTTTGAAGAGAATAGTTGAAAATGCAGAGCCATATACAATTGCACACTATAGGTATTAG
- the LOC112796234 gene encoding protein WHAT'S THIS FACTOR 9, mitochondrial: MFFVFNKPAVKTVKKLLGRFGESIISFDGKVSVNSLLHIQRYSYVNVYMKWKKDSYYDSIEDIHQSILLKPIISLKNCIAQDPNECIPISDVSKRGLQLDVPMKVARFMRQYPSIFEEFTGPQYNLPWFRLTPEAAEIDKDEKRVYKDCREDLQSRLKKMILMTKENVLPLKIIQGMQWYLGLPDDFLQYPERNLDDSFKFVEMEGGLKALAVERREKILSVMEENAMRKGLIFGGTMEAIEFPLFPSKGLRLRTKIQNWLDEFQKLPYISPYDDFSNLDPNSDIAEKRLIGVLHELLSLFVEHSAERKKLFCLKKYFGLPQKMHRAFERHPHMFYLSFRNNTCSVILKEAYSFDRSAFQKHPLLGVRKKYIKLMKKSQVILKNRRVNNRFSKSSSKQDLDSDNVDKEEHEIAAFSAEQVV; encoded by the coding sequence atgtTCTTTGTCTTTAACAAACCTGCAGTCAAAACAGTCAAAAAGTTGCTTGGGCGCTTTGGAGAATCAATCATCTCCTTTGATGGCAAGGTTTCTGTTAATAGTCTTTTACATATCCAGAGGTATAGTTATGTCAATGTGTACATGAAATGGAAGAAAGATTCATACTATGACTCGATTGAGGACATTCACCAGTCCATTCTGCTCAAGCCAATAATTTCCCTCAAAAACTGCATTGCTCAGGATCCCAATGAGTGCATCCCTATCTCCGATGTGTCGAAGAGGGGATTACAATTGGATGTGCCCATGAAGGTTGCCAGATTTATGAGACAGTATCCATCCATTTTCGAGGAGTTTACAGGTCCTCAATACAATCTTCCATGGTTCAGGTTGACACCAGAAGCAGCCGAGATTGACAAGGATGAGAAGAGAGTATACAAAGATTGCAGGGAGGATTTACAATCCAGGTTGAAGAAGATGATATTGATGACCAAAGAGAACGTTCTTCCTTTAAAGATAATTCAAGGGATGCAGTGGTATTTGGGGTTGCCTGATGACTTTTTGCAGTATCCAGAACGAAATCTTGACGACTCTTTCAAGTTTGTGGAGATGGAAGGTGGATTGAAGGCATTGGCtgttgaaagaagagaaaagattCTCTCTGTAATGGAAGAGAATGCGATGAGAAAAGGTTTGATCTTTGGGGGAACAATGGAGGCCATTGAATTTCCCTTATTCCCATCAAAAGGTTTGAGGTTGAGGACAAAGATTCAGAATTGGCTAGATGAGTTTCAAAAGCTTCCTTATATTTCACCTTATGATGATTTCTCAAACTTGGATCCAAACAGTGACATAGCTGAGAAACGACTTATTGGGGTTCTTCATGAATTGCTTTCACTTTTTGTTGAACATTCTGCAGAGAGGAAGAAGCTCTTTTGCCTCAAAAAGTATTTTGGGTTGCCACAGAAAATGCACAGAGCATTTGAGCGGCATCCTCATATGTTTTATCTATCTTTTAGGAACAACACTTGTTCAGTTATTCTTAAGGAAGCCTATAGTTTCGATAGATCAGCTTTTCAGAAGCATCCTTTGTTGGGTGTTAGGAAGAAGTATATCAAGTTGATGAAGAAATCACAAGTGATTTTAAAGAACAGGAGGGTGAATAATCGATTTTCTAAGAGTAGTTCAAAACAAGATTTAGATTCAGATAATGTTGATAAAGAGGAGCATGAGATTGCAGCTTTCTCTGCGGAACAGGTtgtatga
- the LOC112796235 gene encoding primase homolog protein isoform X2, which translates to MTEESLGLEPLGPKLIAYFKERQISEKTLSRNAVRQMSESKEIIAFTYKQNGLLVGCKFRTMEKRFWQVKGTEKMLYGIDDINHASEVIIVEGEIDKLSLEEAGFQNCVSVPGGAPGKVSKDLPPIEKDTAYQYLWNCKEYFDKVVRIILATDNDPPGRALADELAKHLGQERCWQVHWPKKDDTNCFKDANEVLKYMGADTLKRIVENAEPYTIAHYRY; encoded by the exons ATGACTGAAGAGAGCTTAGGATTGGAACCACTTGGTCCCAAG CTGATTGCATACTTTAAGGAGAGACAAATATCCGAAAAAACGCTAAGCAGAAATGCTGTCAGGCAAATGTCTGAGAGTAAG GAAATCATTGCTTTTACTTATAAACAGAATGGATTGCTTGTTGGTTGCAAGTTTAGAACAATGGAGAAAAGATTTTGGCAG GTAAAAGGCACTGAGAAGATGCTGTATGGAATTGATGACATTAATCATGCCTCTGAAGTCATCATT GTTGAGGGGGAAATTGATAAGCTTTCACTTGAGGAGGCTGGCTTCCAGAATTGTGTCAGTGTTCCAGGGGGTGCACCTGGAAAAGTTTCAAAAGATTTACCACCAATAGAAAAG GATACTGCATATCAGTACCTGTGGAACTGCAAAGAGTACTTTGACAAG GTAGTTCGCATCATCCTGGCAACTGACAATGATCCACCAGGTCGAGCTTTAGCAGATGAGCTGGCAAAGCACCTTGGGCAAGAAAG GTGTTGGCAAGTACATTGGCCAAAGAAAGATGATACCAACTGTTTCAAAGATGCAAATGAG GTTCTCAAGTACATGGGAGCTGATACTTTGAAGAGAATAGTTGAAAATGCAGAGCCATATACAATTGCACACTATAGGTATTAG